One window of Triticum dicoccoides isolate Atlit2015 ecotype Zavitan chromosome 5A, WEW_v2.0, whole genome shotgun sequence genomic DNA carries:
- the LOC119298029 gene encoding uncharacterized protein LOC119298029 yields MPLPSPAASTPRITFTLPHQQRKQEKRRKNQTEASASSSTHATTKRHTGAYGGEMGLCVSYDAAADGPATARVVLPSGELREYSPPATAALALEEVGEKGWFLCDADRMGFEGSVAAVAGGEELQPGQIYFVLPSEMLRRRLAPEEVASLAVKASAALVRASTVSSAGGRRRRGSVAPLVFAPSDEDYSAEDAFTLATFAAKPTVAQKRRVAYRGGRSPPRFSPDLTAISESE; encoded by the coding sequence ATGCCATTGCCGTCTCCGGCAGCAAGCACCCCACGCATTACATTTACATTACCACACCAACAGCGCAAACAAGAGAAGCGCAGGAAGAACCAGACAGAAGCTAGCGCTAGCAGCAGCACACACGCGACGACCAAGAGACATACAGGGGCGTACGGCGGGGAAATGGGCCTGTGTGTCTCATACGACGCTGCGGCCGACGGCCCGGCGACAGCCAGGGTGGTTCTCCCCAGCGGCGAGCTCCGGGAGTACTCGCCGCCCGCAACGGCGGCGCTcgcgctggaggaggtcggcgagaAGGGGTGGTTCCTGTGCGACGCCGACAGGATGGGGTTCGAGGGCTCCgtcgcggcggtggccggcggcgaggaactccaGCCGGGGCAGATCTACTTCGTGCTCCCGAGCGAGAtgctgcgccgccgcctcgcccccgaGGAGGTGGCCTCGCTCGCCGTCAAGGCCAGCGCCGCCCTCGTCAGGGCCTCCACCGTGTCGTCAGCCGGCGGCCGGCGCCGGCGGGGCTCCGTGGCGCCGCTCGTGTTCGCGCCGTCCGACGAGGACTACTCGGCCGAGGATGCCTTCACCTTGGCGACGTTCGCTGCGAAGCCGACGGTGGCGCAGAAGCGGAGGGTGGCGTACCGAGGCGGCAGGTCGCCGCCGAGGTTCTCGCCCGACTTAACCGCCATCTCCGAGAGCGAGTAG
- the LOC119298030 gene encoding uncharacterized protein LOC119298030, whose amino-acid sequence MGLCVSYDAAADGPATARVVLPSGELREYSPPATAAMALEEVGHQEWFLCDADAMGFEGSVAAVASGEALLPGQIYFVLPSDMLRRRLAPGEVASLAVKASAALVKAATVSSAGSRRRRGSVAPLVFEPSEEDYSAEDVFTMATFAVKPMVAQKRRVAYRGGRSPPRFSPDLTAISESE is encoded by the coding sequence ATGGGCCTGTGTGTGTCGTACGACGCGGCGGCCGACGGCCCGGCGACCGCGAGGGTGGTGCTCCCCAGCGGCGAGCTCCGGGAGTACTCGCCGCCCGCGACGGCAGCGATGGCTCTTGAGGAGGTGGGGCACCAGGAGTGGTTCCTCTGCGACGCCGACGCGATGGGGTTCGAGGGCTCCGTCGCGGCGGTGGCCAGCGGCGAGGCGCTCCTGCCGGGGCAGATCTACTTCGTGCTCCCCAGCGACAtgctgcgccgccgcctcgcccccggGGAGGTGGCATCGCTCGCCGTCAAGGCCAGCGCCGCCCTCGTCAAGGCCGCCACCGTGTCATCAGCCGGCAGCCGGCGCCGTCGGGGCTCCGTGGCGCCGCTCGTGTTTGAGCCGTCCGAGGAGGACTACTCGGCCGAGGATGTCTTCACCATGGCGACGTTCGCGGTGAAGCCGATGGTGGCGCAGAAACGGAGGGTGGCGTACCGAGGCGGCAGGTCGCCACCGAGGTTCTCGCCCGACTTAACCGCCATCTCCGAGAGCGAGTAG
- the LOC119298031 gene encoding uncharacterized protein LOC119298031: MGLCVSYDAAADGPATARVVLPSGELREYSPPATAALALEEVAHQGWFLCDADRMGFAGSVAAMAAGEQLQPGQIYFVLPAEMLRRCLTGEEVASLAVKASAALVKAATASSAGGRRRRGSVTPLVFAPSEEDYSNETLAKFAVKPAVPQKRRVAYRGGRSPPRFSPDLTAILESE, encoded by the coding sequence ATGGGCCTGTGTGTGTCGTACGACGCGGCGGCCGACGGCCCGGCGACCGCGAGGGTGGTGCTCCCCAGCGGCGAGCTCAGGGAGTACTCGCCGCCCGCAACAGCCGCGCTGGCGCTGGAGGAGGTGGCCCATCAGGGGTGGTTCCTGTGCGACGCCGACAGGATGGGGTTCGCGGGCTCCGTCGCGGCGATGGCCGCCGGTGAGCAGCTCCAGCCGGGGCAGATCTACTTCGTGCTCCCCGCAGAGATGCTGCGACGCTGCCTCACCGGCGAGGAGGTGGCCTCGCTTGCCGTCAAGGCCAGCGCCGCCCTCGTCAAGGCCGCCACCGCCTCGTCTGCCGGCGGCCGGCGCCGGCGGGGCTCGGTGACGCCGCTCGTGTTTGCACCATCCGAGGAGGACTACTCGAACGAAACCTTGGCGAAATTTGCAGTGAAGCCGGCGGTGCCGCAGAAGCGGAGGGTGGCCTACCGAGGCGGGAGGTCGCCGCCGCGGTTCTCGCCCGACTTAACCGCCATTTTGGAGAGCGAGTAG